The Campylobacter sp. CN_NE2 region CAAAAATCGTTTTGTCTCGTCCCATGAATTTGCGAATTTGCCCTGTAAAAGGTTATTTACTAATCTCATCGGATACATAAGATTGTCAAAAAAATCGCTAAATGCGCCTTGAATGGGATCTGGCATGACAAAATCATATCCTATCGCCAAAGGTCTTACTAAATAGCCGTAAAATGCGTCATTTACATTTGTCATAACGCGATTATAACCTGAGAGCGGATCAAAAACCTGCGTGGTGCCAAATTCGCTTTCAAATTCGTCAAATTCGGCTTCGTTTGGGTTAGCGACCAAAACGCTAAAACAAAGTAAAAAGGCAAATGCAAATTTCAACTTTTATCCTTATTTTTAAATTTAAAAAAACTTCAAATTCTATAAATTTAAAGCTTTTTTGTCAATATCAAAGCGACATTGTAGCATTTTTTTAGAAAATAAATGTTAATTTTTGATTTATAAAAGTATATTTCAAATTTCCCTTATTATATATAAAATTATATAATATTAATTAAAATCCTTTTATATAATAATTTTAATAAAATTAAGTTATATAAAAGCATACATAATATAAAATCACTTTTAAAATTTTTTAAAGGAGAAAGGAAATGAAATTTTCTGCAAAATCACTATTTTTAGGACTTTTAGTTGCTGTTTTTGCAAATGGGGGCGAAGTAAGTATCGCAGCTGCTGCAAATACCACTTACGCATTTGATGAGATTAAGGCTGAATTTGCAAAAGCTCACCCTGAAATCACGCTAAATGTAAGCTTGGGCGCAAGCGGTGCTTTAAGCACACAGATTAAAAACGGAGCTCCGTTTGACATTTTTATGGCAGCAGATATGGACTTTGCGAACAATCTTTTCAAAGACGGATTTGCCATAAATGAAGCCGTAACCTACGCAAAAGGCAAAGTTGCTATGTTTAGCGTTAGGGATCTAAATTTAACGCAAGGTTTGGAAATTTTAAAAGATGAAAAGGTAAAATCAATCTCAATCGCAAATCCAAAAACCGCTCCTTATGGCGCTGCAAGTGTGGCAGCCTTTGAAAAAGCAGGAATTTATGATACAATCAAAGCCAAAATCGTAGAAGCAAAATCAATCGGCGATGCACTTTCACAAGCTATGAGCGCAGCAGATGTGGGTTTTGTGGCGGCTAGTTCTATGTATTCGCCAAAAATGGCAGAGTATAAAGAAGGTGTAAATTTTGTGCTTGTTGATAGCTTGCTTTACGACCCTATCGCACAAGGCATCGTAATCCTTAAAAAAGCCGAAAACAACGCCGAAGCAAAGGCTTTTTATGATTTTATCTTAGGCGAAAAGGGTAAGGAAATTTTTGCCAAATATGGATATGATTTTTAATGATTGAAGCAAAATTAGAAGAAATTAACGAATTTAAGGGTATAAATGCCCTTAAATTCGGTGCTAAATTTGGAAAACTAACTATGGTTAGTTTAGAAATTCCTGCAAATTTATCGATAAATTCGCGCGTAAAGCTCGGATTTAAAAGCTCGGAAGTGATTTTAAGTTTGGAAAAACTTCAAAATTGTTCTTTAAGCAATGAAATTGGTTGTATTATCCAAAATATCACTATCGGCGAGATTTTAAGCGTAGTAAATTTAAAAGCATTAAATTCAGACGATATTTTTGAAAGCATAATCACAACTGCATCTGCAAAAAGGTTAAATTTAAGTCAAAATTTGCAAATTTACGCCTATATAAAGGCAACTTCGCTATTTATCGATGAGATTTTATGATTAGTATAAATTGCATTAAAAAATTCGGCGATAAATTTAAAATCGAAGCAAATTTGCAAATTCCAAAAGGCAGTTTTGCCTGTTTTTACGGCAAAAGCGGAAGCGGAAAAACGACACTTTTACGCCTAATCGCAGGTTTTCAAAAGGCTGATAGCGGAGAGATAATAAACGGCGAAATAACGCTATTTGACGATAAATTTTTTATGCCACCGCAAAAAAGACAAATCGGATTTTTATTTCAAGATTATGCGCTTTTTGAAAATATGAGTGTCATAAAAAATTTGCTTTTTGCAAAAAATGATTCCAAAAAAGCAAACGAACTTTTAAATTTATTAGAGATTTTAGATCGCGCAAATTCGCAAATTTCCGAGCTTTCAGGTGGTCAAAAACAGCGTGTCGCACTAGCAAGAGCATTGATGCAAGATCCAAAAATTCTGCTTTTAGATGAGCCGTTAAGTGCGCTTGATAACACAATGCGAAGCAAAATTCAAGATTATTTGCTAAAAATTCATCAAATTTATAAACCCACGATAATCATCGTCAGCCACGATATTAGCGAGATTTACAAGCTTTGCGATATAGTTTTTGAGATTGAAAACGGACGAGTTATAAAAAGCGGAACGCCAAGCGAAGTTTTTTTAAAAACGCTTGGTTCGCAAAAGTTTTCGTTTTTAGGAAAAATCGTTGAAATTTCGCAAAAAGACAGCGTTTTTGTGGCAGTTGTGGCTGTGGGAAATCAGCTTTGCGAAGTGGTTTTGAGTGAATTTGAAGCTAAGAATTTGCAAGTTGGAGATGAAGTAAGTCTAAGCACAAAGGCGTATTTGCTAAATTTAAAAAAGGTAGAAAAATGATAGAGATGCTTTTAAAACTCGATTACACGCCGTTTTGGGTTTCGTTAAAACTATCTTTTATCACCACTTTGATTTTATTTATCTTGGTTTTGCCGTTAGCTTATTTTATGGCATATCGCGATTTTAAGGGGAAAAACGCACTTGAAGCTGTGATTTCGCTGCCGCTTGTTTTGCCGCCGTCGGTGCTTGGTTTTTATCTTTTGGTTTTTTTATCGCCTTACTCGTTTTTTGGCAAATTTTTTGATGAAAACTTTGGAATTCGCTTAGTTTTTAATTTTAGTGGTTTGGTAATTGCTAGTTGCATTTATTCGCTTCCGTTTATGTTTCAGCCTTTGGTTTCTGGCTTTCGAAGCCTAAATAAAAATTTGATCGAAGCTAGTTATTCGCTCGGAAAAGGTCGTTTGCAAACGCTTTTTAGGGTTGCTTTACCGTCTATTAAACCATCGCTTTTAACGGCACTTGTGATAAGTTTTGCTCACACAATGGGCGAATTTGGCGTAGTTTTGATGATAGGCGGAAGTGTTAGTGATAAAACAAAAGTCGCAAGTATCGCTATTTATGAAGCTGTTGAGTTGTTAGATTTTCGCTTAGCACACATTTATGCAGGAATTATGCTTATAATTAGCTTTTGCGTTTTGTTTGCGGTTTATTTTTTAAATTCAAAAAAAGCAAAATTCACAAGTCTTTAAAATCATTTTAAATTTAGCAATCTTTGGATAAAATAAATTTTTTGGAATTTGCCATGTTTAACGCGAGAAGACAGAAAATTTCTTTTATAAAAAGATTTTATTTACTCGGATTATTTGTTGTATTTGTAGTTTTTGCGGTTTTGGCTTCGGGAATTTATAGCAAAAAAAGTAGAATCGAACAAGATTTAAAATCTCAAAGTGAGATTGCCGTAAATCTTATGAAACACCATAATGATGATTTGCTAAGCGAACTTGATGATATACAAAATAGCATTGCCTTGACTTCAAAGCCGCTTGAAGTAATGAATTCGAAAATGGATAAAAAAGGCGAATTTAACGCTATTTTTTATCTGAAAAATGATTTGATTTTAGCTAGTGATTACAACAAAATTGCTTTCCCAAGCGAATTTGATATTGACAAATTTAAAGATAGCGTTAAAAAAAGCGGTTTTTATATTTCAGATTTTATATTTTATGCTGGAATTTATCGTTATTTTATTATTAAACAGGCTCAAAATGGTGCGTATTTGGTCGGTTTTGTCGATACAAAAAGCCTTGTTTCAAATTTGGCTTTTCCAAATTCGCAAATTAGAATTCTAAATTCAAACGGGCATTTTATTTCGGGTGTAAATGGCGACATCTACGATATTTACGGCGATTCGTTTAGTTTTAAAAAAACAGATAGACTTGTGCTTATAAAAGAGAAATTAGGCGGTTTTGATTTTTTATATATCAAAAATATTGCAAATACTCAAAATTTCGTCCTTGTTAAAAGAACTTTGTTTTCTGAGCTAAACGGCGAAGTTATTATGTTTTTGGTTATTTTGGCTTTATTTGGGCTTGTGGGATTATTTTTGTTAGCAAATATTTTCTTTTTAAATTCAAAAGTCATCGCTCCTATAAATGAAGTCAAAAAGATTTTAATGTCATCAAATAAAAACGCGGAAGTCTCGACTAAAATCATACAAAAGGGAATTTTTAAAGATTTTAGCGATGATATTTTGAAATTTTCTGATAAATTCAGCGCCAAGGATAGCGAGCTTGGTGATTTGAGTAAAAATTTTTATGATATTTT contains the following coding sequences:
- a CDS encoding TOBE domain-containing protein; its protein translation is MIEAKLEEINEFKGINALKFGAKFGKLTMVSLEIPANLSINSRVKLGFKSSEVILSLEKLQNCSLSNEIGCIIQNITIGEILSVVNLKALNSDDIFESIITTASAKRLNLSQNLQIYAYIKATSLFIDEIL
- the modB gene encoding molybdate ABC transporter permease subunit, encoding MIEMLLKLDYTPFWVSLKLSFITTLILFILVLPLAYFMAYRDFKGKNALEAVISLPLVLPPSVLGFYLLVFLSPYSFFGKFFDENFGIRLVFNFSGLVIASCIYSLPFMFQPLVSGFRSLNKNLIEASYSLGKGRLQTLFRVALPSIKPSLLTALVISFAHTMGEFGVVLMIGGSVSDKTKVASIAIYEAVELLDFRLAHIYAGIMLIISFCVLFAVYFLNSKKAKFTSL
- the modA gene encoding molybdate ABC transporter substrate-binding protein, which encodes MKFSAKSLFLGLLVAVFANGGEVSIAAAANTTYAFDEIKAEFAKAHPEITLNVSLGASGALSTQIKNGAPFDIFMAADMDFANNLFKDGFAINEAVTYAKGKVAMFSVRDLNLTQGLEILKDEKVKSISIANPKTAPYGAASVAAFEKAGIYDTIKAKIVEAKSIGDALSQAMSAADVGFVAASSMYSPKMAEYKEGVNFVLVDSLLYDPIAQGIVILKKAENNAEAKAFYDFILGEKGKEIFAKYGYDF
- a CDS encoding ATP-binding cassette domain-containing protein, giving the protein MISINCIKKFGDKFKIEANLQIPKGSFACFYGKSGSGKTTLLRLIAGFQKADSGEIINGEITLFDDKFFMPPQKRQIGFLFQDYALFENMSVIKNLLFAKNDSKKANELLNLLEILDRANSQISELSGGQKQRVALARALMQDPKILLLDEPLSALDNTMRSKIQDYLLKIHQIYKPTIIIVSHDISEIYKLCDIVFEIENGRVIKSGTPSEVFLKTLGSQKFSFLGKIVEISQKDSVFVAVVAVGNQLCEVVLSEFEAKNLQVGDEVSLSTKAYLLNLKKVEK